GGCTATGCGATGGGTTACACATTTAGTCAGGATGGACGTTTATTTGCTTCATTTTTTGCGGGTAAACGCCATTATGATGATCACACTAACGGCAATATTCGGATATGGGATACACAAACTGGTAAATTAAAATATCAAACGCAGATTCCTCATTATTATAACTCTTATAGAGGGGATCGCTATGATATACAATTTTCACCTGATAATAAGATGCTATATTTAGCCAGTGCTACTGAGTCTCAAGTATTTATCTGGCAGTTTACAAAACGTAATAAGATTGAAGTGATTTGTATGCAGGGAGATCGAGCTGAATTTTACGACGTGATACAAGTTGCACCAAATAATAAGCGGCTCTTGCTGCAAGGGTTTTGCTATACTCAGTTGTGCACTAAAGAAACCCTTGTCAATGGGAAGACTCGTTATTCGTCTGGTTATGCATCTGGTTTTTTTCATAATGAAAAAACATCAGCTGTTTTACACAATAATAAATTATTGGTAATTTATAATAACAAAAACCCTGATGAATTCACCATTAAGTTTGTAGATGAATTGAAAGGATTAGCTAAACGTAAATTAGTGAATGTTTGGCAAGTAAGTCCTGTGTCCAATGCAGCACATCTAACAAATATTATTGATCGTACAAACCAATTGTTTATTGTAGTTGAGGTTCTTGATAACGACTTGCTACTTCATCAATGGAATTATGCTAAGCGACAATGGCTAGGTACACAAACCTTTACTGGCTTGGCTAAACCTAATATGGAAGTAAAACTACACAAAAATTATTTGTTAATCTACTCACCCAAGAAAGATTTGGCTATTTTAAAAAGAAACGACCTGCAATTTTCCTTACTTTGGCAAAAGCAATACAACTCTTTAAAGGATTTGATTTATCTTGATTTTAGTTTAGATGGAAAATATCTTGTCTCAGATTTTGATATGATTGAAATAGAAACAGGAAGGTTTATAACCTATCCTCTGATGCGTAGAAAACAAAAAATAAACAAGATAGATTATACTGCTTATATAGAACCAATGATAAAAGATAATTTTTTTAAAAGTTATTATTCTGAAAAAGATTTAAAATGCCAAGATAATGTTAATTTAAAATCGGATGTATATAGTTTACTTAATCAGAAAACCATCAAAGAAGTCGATGGTTTGATAGTGGGTATGAGTCCAGATGGCAAAACGCTAGCGGCTTGTAAAGGGGCTGAATTGTTCTTAATACCCATGTAACACTATTTGCTTTTAAGCTGTTGAGTTTTTTATAAAGTACAGTAGCAAGTACACACCACAAGCCACAATAGGTATTAAATTAGCATGAAAATTTATTATACAGTCTGCATGATCGTGTTAATAAGTATGCCATTGGCTTTTGCCGATCAGCCGCTTACCCAGCCCGCAAATGCTATACTCCTGTTACCCAGTAATATTCCTAATGAAACCGCCGATCATTATCCACAGGGCTATGCGATGGGTTATACGTTTAGTCAGGATGGACGTTTATTTGCTTCATTTTTTGCGGGTAAACGCCATTATGATGATCACACTAACGGCAGTATTCGGATATGGGATACACAAACCGGTAAATTAAAATATCAAACGCAGATTCCTAATTATTATAATTCTTATAAAGGGGATAACTATAATATTAAGTTTTCACCTGATAATCAGATGTTGTATTTGGCAGAAGCCAGTGGTGCGCAAGTATTTATTTGGGATTTCACTCAACGTAAGACGATTGAAGTAATTTGTGAGCAGGACGATCGAGCCGAAATGTTTAAGGTCGTACAGGTCGCGTCGAATAATAAACAAATCTTGCTGCAAGGGCTTTCATCTACGGACTTATGCACGAAAGAGCTATTTGCCAATAAGCAAACTCGCTATAGGTCTGGTTTTCATCATGCTGATGCCACGAGTGTTTTAGATAATAATAAATTATTAGTGATTTATAATAAAAAACGCTCTGATGAATCTTCCATTGTGCTTAATAAAGACGAATTAAAAGAATTAGCTAAACGTAAATTAGTGGATGTTTGGCAAGTAACGCCTGTATCCAATGCAACACCTGTAGCAGATATTATTGATCCTACAAGCCAATTGTTTATTGCAGTTGAGGTGCTTGATGACGACTTGCTACTTCATCAATGGAATTATGCTAAACGACAATGGTTAGGTACACAAAGCTTTACCGGCTTGGCTAAACCTAATATGCAAGTGAAATTACACAAAAATTATTTATTAATCCATGCAAACAACCATTTCTTGGCAGTTTTGCAAAGAAAGGGATTAGGTTTTTCCTTACTTTGGCAAAAACAATACAAGGATTACTTTAATACTCCTGAGTTAAGTTTGGATGAGAAATATATTATAGCTGGGTTTGATCTGATTGAAACAGAAACAGGAAAACCTGCAAGCTATTCTATAAAAAATCGAGAAAAACAATTAATTAAGGCGGATTATGCCGCTTATATGGAATACATAATAAAGAATGTGGATATTGTCGCTTATCCAAGTCAGGATTTAAAATGCCAAGCTAATGTTAATTTAAAATCGGATGTGTATAGTTTACTTAATCAGCAAACTATCAAAGAAGTCGATGGTTTGATAGTGGGTATTAGTCCAGATGGCAAAATGCTAGCGGCTTGTAAAGGGGCTGAGTTGTTTTTAATGCCAATATAAAGATCTTACGATAACGTTCAGTACTGCTGTTGGCGGGTGCAAGAGAACAAGCACCGGGCGAGTAAAACAGTTTCATTAGATCTCCTAATTTGTGGCCTATGTTATGCTGCTTACATTAGCAAAATTTTAGGAGTGTAGGTAATGCTTGAATTAACCCCAGTTTGTGAATTGACGCTTCAAGCCCCCACGAGTGAAGGGCGTGGCGCTTATTTGGCAGCCGCCAGTGGGCTGTTGCAAGTTAAAGAATATTTGTACGTGGTGGCGGATGATGAAAATCATCTGGGGATTTTTTCCAGTGAGCAGCCCGCAAAAGCGGGTACAACCCTGGCTTTATTGGAGGGGGTATTGCCGGATGAATACGAAGAACGCAAAGCGGCTAAACCCGATTTTGAAGCTTTAATTTTATTACCTGCGTTTGAGCAATATAAGCATGGTGCGTTATTAGCGTTAGGTTCAGGCTCTAAGAAAAAACGGCGTCAAGGCGTTGTTTTAGGTTTGGATATACACGGGGCTATCAACACTGAGCCGCACATTGTCGATTTTAGTGAATTATACGAAGTGCTAAAACAACGCTTTGCCAAACTGAATATTGAAGGCGGTTTCGTGCGTGGAGCAACCTTATACCTATTGCAGCGTGGTAATAAGAAAAACTCAGAAAATGCGGTCATTGCTATTAGTTGGACGGAAGTAGAGCAAGCGATTGTGGATAAGGTCGTTGTACCAAGTAGCGCATTAGGGACGATTCAAGCGTATAGCTTGGGTACGGTGGGCGATGTGCCGTTATGTTTTACCGATGCGACTTTGTTACCAAATGGGAGTTGGGTGTTTTCCGCTGCTGCTGAAGCCACAGAAGATAATTATAACGATGGCGCGTTTGTAGGCGGGGCAATTGGTGTAGTGGATAGACAAGGCTCACTGTGTTTACTGGAGCATATTGATGATCAATATAAAGTTGAAGGGGTTAGCGCTAGGGTAGAAGGTGATACCGTTACCTTAAT
This DNA window, taken from Candidatus Thiocaldithrix dubininis, encodes the following:
- a CDS encoding WD40 repeat domain-containing protein codes for the protein MKIYYTVCMIVLISMPLAFADQPLTQHTNAIPLLPSNIPHETTDHYPQGYAMGYTFSQDGRLFASFFAGKRHYDDHTNGNIRIWDTQTGKLKYQTQIPHYYNSYRGDRYDIQFSPDNKMLYLASATESQVFIWQFTKRNKIEVICMQGDRAEFYDVIQVAPNNKRLLLQGFCYTQLCTKETLVNGKTRYSSGYASGFFHNEKTSAVLHNNKLLVIYNNKNPDEFTIKFVDELKGLAKRKLVNVWQVSPVSNAAHLTNIIDRTNQLFIVVEVLDNDLLLHQWNYAKRQWLGTQTFTGLAKPNMEVKLHKNYLLIYSPKKDLAILKRNDLQFSLLWQKQYNSLKDLIYLDFSLDGKYLVSDFDMIEIETGRFITYPLMRRKQKINKIDYTAYIEPMIKDNFFKSYYSEKDLKCQDNVNLKSDVYSLLNQKTIKEVDGLIVGMSPDGKTLAACKGAELFLIPM
- a CDS encoding WD40 repeat domain-containing protein, which codes for MKIYYTVCMIVLISMPLAFADQPLTQPANAILLLPSNIPNETADHYPQGYAMGYTFSQDGRLFASFFAGKRHYDDHTNGSIRIWDTQTGKLKYQTQIPNYYNSYKGDNYNIKFSPDNQMLYLAEASGAQVFIWDFTQRKTIEVICEQDDRAEMFKVVQVASNNKQILLQGLSSTDLCTKELFANKQTRYRSGFHHADATSVLDNNKLLVIYNKKRSDESSIVLNKDELKELAKRKLVDVWQVTPVSNATPVADIIDPTSQLFIAVEVLDDDLLLHQWNYAKRQWLGTQSFTGLAKPNMQVKLHKNYLLIHANNHFLAVLQRKGLGFSLLWQKQYKDYFNTPELSLDEKYIIAGFDLIETETGKPASYSIKNREKQLIKADYAAYMEYIIKNVDIVAYPSQDLKCQANVNLKSDVYSLLNQQTIKEVDGLIVGISPDGKMLAACKGAELFLMPI